A genomic window from Acinetobacter chinensis includes:
- a CDS encoding TnsD family Tn7-like transposition protein encodes MHNFPLPHPDELLYSSIARAGVYHGITSPKQLLDEVFGTRTVIATLDLPSHVSKIAYLLRKTKQYSTNDLINQNTLFPLYAPFVPQKIRNKAIKLMQGKTNGALHTMFGVSASRIKAIQNFQVCPKCIEIQIQTYGEAFWKRNWFIPNLPICLDHGPLTIYKEKPSDSRHHFQPLIESNFSIESFSSVFPQDFIMSYQVQKLFKLSSYPSISFEQWSHFYHGLAHDFGYTRGKHIKHDEILSLVLQHWGKEYLQTKNLLCHQGEENSWLKNIFRKHRKSFSFFEHLLIHQTFTPKEKLEDIFHYVQNIQPVYIVKTKPNEDTLDIIKREQHREQWQLLVLENGIKASRSIRNGGAIYAWLYRHDYQWLQSFNSEHQIIQQAPKTRVEWPQRDRMYVKLLLRIVHQSKDDLSTPRHSSNWYLMQLPQHSTIEHNLNKLPLVKQFLVEYVESITEYQLRRVCVAVESLSLDNQQLHLWRVFRLAGLSKERITPDASRILELSGFFKTDDSKN; translated from the coding sequence ATGCATAACTTTCCATTACCACACCCCGATGAACTCCTATACAGCTCAATAGCACGGGCAGGTGTGTATCATGGCATTACCAGTCCTAAACAACTGTTAGATGAAGTTTTTGGTACTAGAACTGTTATAGCAACACTAGATTTACCCAGCCATGTCTCTAAAATTGCATATTTATTAAGAAAAACAAAACAATATTCAACTAATGATTTAATAAACCAAAATACTTTATTTCCACTGTATGCCCCATTTGTTCCACAAAAAATACGTAATAAAGCCATTAAACTGATGCAAGGTAAAACCAATGGTGCTCTACATACAATGTTTGGAGTTTCTGCATCAAGAATAAAGGCAATTCAGAATTTCCAAGTTTGTCCAAAATGTATTGAAATCCAAATACAGACTTATGGTGAGGCTTTTTGGAAAAGAAATTGGTTTATTCCTAACCTACCAATCTGTTTGGATCACGGACCATTAACTATTTATAAAGAAAAACCATCGGACTCTAGACATCATTTCCAACCCTTAATTGAATCAAATTTTTCAATAGAATCATTCAGCTCAGTCTTCCCTCAAGACTTCATTATGTCTTACCAAGTGCAAAAATTGTTTAAGCTATCATCCTATCCATCTATTTCTTTTGAGCAATGGAGTCATTTTTACCATGGATTAGCACATGACTTTGGTTACACACGAGGAAAGCATATTAAACATGATGAAATTTTATCCTTAGTTTTACAACACTGGGGCAAAGAATATCTTCAAACTAAAAATTTACTCTGCCACCAAGGTGAAGAAAACTCTTGGTTAAAAAACATATTCCGTAAGCATCGAAAAAGTTTTAGCTTCTTTGAACATCTATTGATTCATCAAACCTTTACACCAAAGGAAAAATTAGAAGATATTTTTCATTACGTCCAAAATATTCAACCAGTTTATATTGTTAAAACTAAACCTAACGAAGATACCCTAGATATAATTAAACGTGAACAACATAGAGAACAATGGCAACTGTTAGTTCTAGAAAATGGTATAAAAGCAAGTCGTTCCATACGAAATGGAGGCGCTATCTATGCATGGTTGTATCGCCATGATTATCAGTGGCTCCAAAGCTTTAACTCAGAACATCAAATAATCCAACAAGCACCTAAAACCCGCGTGGAATGGCCTCAACGTGATCGGATGTACGTAAAACTACTACTACGAATTGTACATCAATCTAAAGATGATCTAAGTACTCCGAGACATTCTTCAAACTGGTATCTTATGCAATTACCACAGCATTCAACAATAGAACATAATCTTAACAAGCTCCCATTAGTTAAACAATTTTTAGTGGAATATGTTGAAAGCATCACTGAATATCAATTACGAAGAGTCTGTGTAGCTGTTGAATCATTATCGTTAGATAATCAACAATTACACTTATGGCGAGTCTTTCGTTTAGCAGGGCTCAGTAAAGAAAGAATAACTCCCGACGCCTCAAGAATTTTAGAACTATCTGGATTTTTTAAAACTGATGACAGCAAGAATTAA
- the thrS gene encoding threonine--tRNA ligase, translating to MNIQLNFLGSTQHLQLEQPMSIFETLSHFKIQGYKKAFLAKVDAHFVDLHHVIQHDCHIELFSLNDDNNLNLLRHSYAYLLAQAVHQLYPAAQPVEYQITNQGIYYDFADTPHFNQDDLQHIELKMHEWVQQHLDIRTEKITADQAANFFKQQDLDFKYQYLKNTSNSSDLFFHKNRDFSDVYLYPLVPNTEFLECFKVTHVSGAYWQGDATQPMLQRIYVTCWADQKQLKKHLKQVEEAAKRDHRKLAQQLDLLHFDDKAPGAVFWHAKGWKLFQLLSDYLRQQQDDAGYIEVNTPDVMDRELWEISGHWQNYQQHMFTTVTEDQRSYALKPMSCPGAVCLYAHELRSYRDLPLRMAEFGKVHRYEPSGSLHGLMRVRHFTQDDAHIFCTDNQLLSECKDTIALIYKIYEQFGFNEISLKLSTRPNHRVGTEEIWDFLENTLKQSLEQLNIPYSLNIGEGAFYGPKLEFTLKDAIGREWQCGTIQVDLNLPERFDIHYINENNEKQRPVMLHRALFGSLERFIGILIEHYIGHFPFWLAPVQIVILPITDAQHDYAKQVQESLKQYGFRATLDLSQSKLNYKIREHTLQKIPYLIIVGEQEKQQSSVRIRAQNGQDFGDILTTDLHDFFMPQAHFVN from the coding sequence ATGAATATCCAGCTTAATTTCCTTGGTTCAACACAGCATCTTCAACTTGAGCAACCAATGTCGATTTTTGAAACCTTGTCCCATTTCAAAATTCAAGGCTATAAAAAAGCTTTTCTCGCCAAAGTTGATGCTCATTTCGTTGATTTGCATCATGTCATCCAACATGACTGTCACATCGAACTTTTCAGTCTGAACGATGACAATAATTTAAATCTACTACGACACTCCTATGCTTATTTATTGGCACAGGCTGTCCATCAGTTATACCCTGCTGCTCAACCTGTAGAATATCAAATTACCAATCAAGGTATTTATTATGATTTCGCCGATACGCCGCATTTTAATCAGGATGATTTACAACACATTGAACTGAAAATGCATGAGTGGGTACAACAACATTTAGATATTCGCACTGAAAAGATTACAGCCGATCAAGCAGCTAATTTTTTTAAACAGCAAGATTTAGATTTTAAGTATCAATACTTAAAAAATACGAGTAACTCAAGCGACTTATTTTTCCATAAAAACCGTGATTTTTCTGACGTTTACTTATATCCACTTGTTCCAAATACTGAATTTTTAGAATGTTTTAAAGTGACTCATGTTTCTGGTGCATATTGGCAAGGCGACGCTACACAACCGATGTTACAGCGGATTTATGTCACATGTTGGGCTGACCAAAAACAATTAAAAAAACATTTAAAGCAAGTTGAAGAAGCCGCAAAACGAGATCATCGTAAATTAGCACAACAACTTGATTTACTACATTTTGATGATAAAGCGCCAGGTGCCGTGTTCTGGCACGCGAAAGGATGGAAACTCTTTCAGTTATTATCAGATTATTTACGCCAGCAACAAGATGATGCGGGTTATATCGAAGTTAATACTCCCGATGTCATGGATCGTGAACTTTGGGAAATTTCAGGCCATTGGCAAAACTATCAGCAGCATATGTTTACCACCGTCACTGAAGATCAGCGAAGTTATGCACTTAAGCCTATGAGTTGTCCTGGCGCAGTTTGTCTATATGCACATGAATTAAGAAGTTATCGTGACTTACCATTACGTATGGCGGAATTTGGTAAAGTTCATCGCTATGAGCCATCTGGATCTTTACATGGATTAATGCGTGTTCGTCATTTCACCCAAGATGACGCCCATATTTTTTGTACTGATAACCAGCTTTTATCTGAATGTAAAGATACTATTGCCCTCATTTATAAAATTTATGAGCAATTTGGCTTCAATGAAATTTCGCTTAAATTATCTACAAGGCCTAATCATCGTGTCGGCACAGAAGAAATCTGGGATTTCTTAGAAAATACACTAAAACAATCTCTCGAACAGCTTAATATTCCTTATAGCTTAAATATCGGTGAAGGTGCATTTTATGGTCCTAAACTTGAATTTACGTTAAAAGATGCCATTGGTCGTGAATGGCAATGCGGAACAATTCAGGTTGATTTAAATTTACCAGAACGTTTTGATATTCATTACATTAATGAAAATAATGAAAAACAACGGCCTGTGATGTTACACCGTGCTTTATTTGGATCTCTTGAGCGCTTTATTGGTATTTTAATTGAACACTATATAGGACATTTCCCATTTTGGCTTGCACCAGTTCAAATCGTAATTTTACCGATTACAGATGCACAACATGATTATGCCAAACAAGTTCAAGAATCACTTAAACAATATGGCTTTAGAGCAACATTAGATTTAAGTCAATCAAAATTGAACTATAAAATCCGTGAACACACACTACAAAAAATACCTTATCTGATCATTGTTGGGGAGCAAGAAAAGCAACAATCATCTGTTCGAATACGTGCACAAAATGGGCAGGATTTTGGGGATATCCTGACTACAGATCTGCATGATTTCTTTATGCCTCAAGCACATTTTGTGAATTGA
- a CDS encoding dihydroorotase has translation MNFRQLPNLIIRNANMVNEGQQQIGDVLIQQGRIRKIQSNITGIHNAKSIEADGAWLLPGMIDDQVHFRDPGSPQKGSFASESLAAAIGGITSFMDMPNTNPATLDLTALHDKKAIAAQHSIANYAFHFGVSAQNLDIVEALDPKLVSGVKVFMGASTGNMLVDDPKILERLFANVPTILLTHCESTPRIKQLEEFYRDQYGEDLPANIHPKIRDKQACFESSRLAVSLAEEFGTQLHVLHLTTAKELCLFKNLPLDKKHITAEVCIHHLTFDESDYADLGHLIKCNPAIKTASDKHTLIEAVANSERLDIIGTDHAPHTWQEKQQTYFKAPSGLPLVQHALPALLELVADQKLSIETLVRKTSHQVADLFRIKDRGYIREGYWADLVLIRENQKKQSVAEQTNFMRCGWTPFQEKTFRYLVDTTIISGQLAWHQQQPYLNCQGQALEIDR, from the coding sequence ATGAATTTTAGACAACTCCCAAATCTCATCATACGTAATGCGAATATGGTTAATGAGGGGCAACAACAAATCGGTGATGTCCTTATTCAGCAAGGCCGTATTCGTAAAATACAATCTAATATAACGGGTATCCACAATGCCAAGAGCATCGAGGCTGATGGTGCATGGTTACTCCCAGGCATGATTGATGATCAAGTCCACTTCCGCGACCCAGGCTCACCACAAAAAGGGAGTTTTGCCTCAGAATCTTTGGCAGCTGCGATTGGTGGAATTACCAGCTTTATGGATATGCCGAATACCAATCCTGCTACATTGGACTTAACTGCACTACACGATAAAAAAGCAATTGCAGCTCAACATAGCATAGCCAATTATGCATTTCACTTTGGGGTAAGTGCACAAAATTTAGATATTGTTGAAGCACTTGATCCTAAATTGGTTAGCGGCGTGAAAGTTTTTATGGGAGCATCAACGGGTAATATGTTGGTTGATGATCCAAAAATTTTAGAGCGCTTATTTGCGAATGTACCCACTATTTTATTAACACATTGTGAATCCACGCCACGGATCAAACAACTGGAAGAGTTTTATCGTGATCAATATGGCGAAGACCTTCCAGCAAACATACACCCTAAAATTAGGGATAAACAAGCCTGTTTTGAAAGCTCTCGATTAGCAGTATCACTTGCTGAAGAATTTGGTACACAACTACATGTGTTGCATCTGACAACAGCAAAAGAGCTTTGCTTATTTAAAAATTTACCATTGGATAAAAAGCATATTACTGCTGAAGTATGTATACATCACTTAACTTTTGATGAGTCTGATTATGCAGATTTAGGACATTTAATTAAATGTAATCCAGCAATAAAAACTGCCAGTGACAAGCATACCCTCATTGAAGCCGTCGCCAATAGTGAGCGTTTAGATATTATTGGCACAGACCATGCGCCGCATACTTGGCAAGAAAAACAGCAAACTTATTTTAAAGCCCCTTCAGGATTACCGCTAGTTCAGCATGCCTTACCCGCATTATTAGAATTAGTGGCAGATCAAAAACTATCAATTGAAACGCTGGTAAGAAAAACTTCTCATCAAGTTGCCGATTTATTCCGTATTAAAGATCGAGGCTATATCCGCGAAGGCTATTGGGCTGATTTAGTCCTCATCCGCGAAAATCAAAAAAAACAATCAGTAGCTGAACAGACTAATTTTATGCGTTGCGGCTGGACACCCTTCCAAGAGAAAACGTTCCGCTATCTGGTGGATACAACCATCATTTCTGGTCAACTCGCATGGCACCAACAGCAACCTTATCTTAACTGTCAGGGTCAAGCCTTAGAAATTGACCGCTAA
- a CDS encoding gamma carbonic anhydrase family protein has translation MIRKNPTGHLPVIDQSAYIDQTAIICGKVIIEANVFVGPYAVIRADEVDENGDMQPIIIGENSNIQDGVVIHSKAGAQVTIGKNSSIAHRSIIHGPCVVGNRVFVGFNSVLFNCKVGDHSAIRHNAVVDGRDLPESFYVPAMSYINARTDLSQYPPIDISISEFSESVVSTNIELVQGYKALQNEF, from the coding sequence ATGATTCGTAAAAATCCAACTGGTCACCTCCCTGTCATAGATCAATCTGCTTATATTGATCAAACCGCAATTATTTGTGGAAAAGTCATTATTGAAGCGAACGTATTTGTCGGTCCTTATGCAGTGATCCGTGCAGATGAAGTGGATGAAAATGGTGATATGCAACCCATCATCATTGGTGAAAATTCAAATATTCAAGATGGTGTTGTCATTCACTCAAAAGCAGGTGCACAAGTCACGATTGGAAAAAACTCATCCATCGCCCATCGTTCGATTATTCATGGTCCATGTGTGGTTGGTAACCGCGTATTTGTCGGCTTTAACAGTGTCTTATTCAACTGTAAAGTCGGTGATCATAGTGCCATCCGTCATAATGCAGTTGTCGATGGTCGCGATTTGCCTGAATCATTTTATGTCCCTGCGATGAGCTATATCAATGCCCGAACCGACTTAAGCCAGTACCCACCGATCGATATTTCTATCAGTGAATTTTCTGAAAGTGTGGTGAGCACCAATATTGAGTTAGTACAAGGTTATAAGGCATTACAAAATGAATTTTAG
- the hisI gene encoding phosphoribosyl-AMP cyclohydrolase: protein MVGSTAFLDIEHGKMGQCYELKSIIDAIPWNKDGLITAIAQDGQSKDVLMLAWINRDALLETLNTRQVCYWSRSRKCLWRKGESSGHRQKLIEARLDCDGDSILFLVEQTGPACHTNRPNCFYLGLNTQHATILTQPI, encoded by the coding sequence ATGGTAGGTTCAACAGCTTTTCTAGACATTGAACACGGAAAGATGGGGCAATGTTATGAACTGAAAAGCATTATTGATGCTATTCCCTGGAACAAGGATGGACTAATCACTGCCATTGCCCAAGATGGACAAAGTAAAGATGTCTTAATGCTTGCTTGGATTAACCGTGATGCACTACTTGAAACCCTAAATACAAGACAGGTTTGCTATTGGTCTCGCTCGCGGAAGTGCTTATGGCGAAAAGGCGAAAGTTCAGGACATCGTCAAAAACTCATTGAAGCCAGACTTGATTGTGACGGTGACAGCATCCTTTTTTTGGTCGAGCAAACTGGACCAGCCTGCCACACTAATCGTCCCAATTGTTTTTATCTTGGACTAAACACACAACACGCCACAATTTTAACTCAGCCCATTTAG
- the folE2 gene encoding GTP cyclohydrolase FolE2 — MNALQLPDVSSEPFLNMHAYSLDWVGMENIALPIQIQNTLCASKVNAYVSLDDPQAKGIHMSRLYTRLLELHALPDLTLSKIYQALQDFLASHTELSQQARLDIQAEFNLEQPALVSALSGWKSYPFSLSCKLSEHTFEAELAIEITYSSTCPCSAALARDLIQKSFQDAIDTKKINPQNTDEIMAWLGTTDAIVATPHSQRSFAQLRFKLDPCLPSIPIRQFISHAEQALTTPVQTAVKRVDEQAFALANGQNLMFCEDALRRLYHAFVNYSGISGFNFKVIHAESLHAHDAVAQGSWQW; from the coding sequence ATGAATGCCTTGCAGCTCCCAGATGTCTCATCTGAACCTTTTCTGAATATGCATGCCTATAGTCTCGATTGGGTCGGAATGGAGAATATCGCCTTACCTATTCAAATTCAAAATACACTGTGCGCAAGTAAAGTGAATGCCTATGTCAGCTTAGATGATCCTCAGGCTAAAGGTATTCATATGTCTAGACTGTATACTCGACTGCTGGAACTCCATGCCTTACCTGACCTAACTTTAAGTAAAATTTATCAAGCGCTTCAAGATTTTTTAGCGAGCCATACTGAGCTCTCTCAACAAGCCCGCCTTGATATTCAAGCGGAGTTTAATTTAGAACAACCTGCTTTAGTCAGCGCACTATCGGGCTGGAAAAGTTATCCATTTAGCTTATCCTGTAAGTTAAGTGAGCATACTTTTGAAGCAGAATTAGCAATAGAAATCACCTATTCCTCAACCTGTCCTTGTTCTGCTGCTTTAGCACGTGACCTCATTCAAAAAAGCTTTCAAGATGCCATTGATACAAAAAAAATAAATCCACAAAACACCGATGAAATTATGGCGTGGTTAGGTACAACAGATGCGATTGTAGCAACTCCACACAGCCAAAGAAGTTTTGCTCAGCTACGTTTTAAATTAGATCCTTGTTTACCGTCCATTCCAATTCGGCAATTCATTTCACATGCAGAACAAGCCTTGACAACACCTGTTCAGACAGCTGTCAAACGCGTAGATGAGCAAGCATTCGCATTAGCAAATGGTCAAAATTTAATGTTCTGTGAAGATGCTTTACGCCGCTTATACCACGCATTTGTCAACTACTCAGGTATTTCAGGATTTAACTTCAAAGTCATCCATGCTGAAAGTTTACATGCTCACGATGCAGTCGCTCAGGGATCATGGCAATGGTAG
- the fur gene encoding ferric iron uptake transcriptional regulator yields the protein MAISNQDLRKAGLKVTLPRIKILEILENSIPHHLSAEDIYKKLLEQDEDVGLATVYRVLTQFEMAGIIQRHNFDHNHAVFEIKQNTSHDHLVCQETNQIIEFKNEEIEKLLLDIATTHDFQLTGHSLILFGYCRNSTQ from the coding sequence ATGGCAATTAGCAATCAAGACCTGAGAAAAGCAGGACTAAAAGTCACTCTTCCGCGAATAAAAATTTTAGAAATATTGGAAAACTCAATTCCTCACCATCTGAGTGCCGAGGATATTTATAAAAAACTATTGGAGCAAGATGAGGATGTTGGACTGGCAACGGTCTATAGAGTCTTAACTCAATTTGAAATGGCAGGTATTATTCAACGCCATAACTTTGATCACAATCATGCTGTATTTGAGATAAAGCAAAATACTTCGCACGATCATCTTGTCTGTCAAGAAACAAACCAAATCATTGAGTTTAAGAATGAAGAAATTGAAAAATTGCTTCTAGATATTGCAACAACGCATGATTTTCAACTCACAGGACATTCTCTGATCTTATTTGGATATTGTAGAAATTCAACTCAGTAA
- the cysS gene encoding cysteine--tRNA ligase — MSDLYVYNAETRSKEHFEPIVANEIKLYVCGITVYDYCHIGHARTMIAFDLIVRFLRSQGWKVKYIRNITDIDDKIIQKAQDNHESIGELTDRFIQAMHKDFQTLGCLSPDAEPKATDSIQYIQTIIQTLFQKKYAYQTSNGDIYFSIESYPDYGRLSGRKLADMQAGASQRINIETEKRHPFDFVLWKASKPNEPFWQSPWGNGRPGWHIECSAMSMCHLGNHFDIHGGGGDLIFPHHENEIAQSEAATGEKYVNYWLHTGFINVNGEKMSKSLGNFLTIRDAFKSYHPEVIRLLMISSHYRSPIDFSDHILKDTQKVLSRFYQAIYHAQPFITSKDDAIKIELNSNPFIQKFNQAMNDDFNTPEALVICFDLLKQLNIALKEENQENVIKNYQLLLWIGNILNIFQYDPEKILKHSASEQDSPLSEQEIQEAILARNTARSNKQYALADQIRQKLLKSGILLEDTQTQTIWRLNQ, encoded by the coding sequence ATGTCTGATTTGTATGTTTATAACGCTGAAACTCGCTCAAAAGAGCACTTTGAGCCCATCGTAGCAAACGAGATCAAGCTCTATGTCTGTGGAATCACCGTTTATGACTACTGTCATATTGGACATGCCAGAACAATGATTGCATTTGATTTAATTGTGCGTTTTTTAAGATCACAGGGCTGGAAAGTAAAATACATTCGTAATATTACGGATATCGATGACAAGATTATTCAAAAAGCACAAGACAACCACGAATCCATCGGCGAATTGACGGATCGCTTTATTCAAGCAATGCATAAAGATTTTCAGACTTTAGGCTGCCTCTCTCCTGATGCAGAACCTAAAGCAACTGATTCTATTCAATATATTCAAACTATTATCCAAACCTTATTCCAAAAAAAATACGCCTATCAAACATCAAATGGTGATATTTATTTTTCCATTGAAAGCTATCCTGACTATGGACGATTATCTGGCCGAAAATTAGCAGATATGCAAGCAGGCGCTAGCCAACGCATCAACATAGAAACTGAAAAGCGTCACCCTTTTGATTTTGTACTCTGGAAAGCTTCAAAACCCAATGAACCTTTTTGGCAATCGCCTTGGGGAAATGGGCGACCAGGTTGGCATATTGAATGTTCGGCAATGTCAATGTGTCATCTTGGCAACCATTTTGATATTCATGGCGGTGGGGGTGATTTAATTTTCCCACATCATGAAAATGAAATTGCGCAGAGTGAAGCTGCAACTGGAGAAAAATATGTGAATTACTGGTTGCATACAGGCTTCATCAATGTCAATGGAGAAAAAATGTCGAAATCATTAGGTAATTTTCTCACCATCCGCGATGCATTCAAGTCTTATCATCCTGAAGTCATTCGCTTATTAATGATTAGTTCTCATTATCGGAGTCCTATTGATTTCTCTGATCATATTTTAAAAGATACACAAAAAGTATTGTCTCGATTCTATCAAGCAATTTACCACGCACAACCCTTTATCACATCAAAAGATGATGCTATTAAAATAGAACTAAACAGTAATCCTTTTATACAAAAATTTAACCAAGCCATGAATGATGACTTTAACACCCCTGAAGCACTCGTCATTTGTTTTGACTTATTGAAGCAGTTAAACATAGCCTTAAAAGAAGAGAACCAAGAAAACGTTATTAAGAATTATCAGTTACTTCTTTGGATCGGCAATATTCTAAATATTTTTCAGTATGATCCTGAGAAAATATTAAAGCACTCAGCTAGTGAACAAGATTCACCCCTTTCCGAGCAGGAAATCCAAGAAGCGATTCTGGCAAGAAATACAGCACGAAGCAATAAACAATATGCTTTAGCAGATCAAATTCGACAGAAATTGCTTAAAAGTGGCATCCTTTTAGAAGATACCCAGACACAAACAATTTGGAGACTCAATCAATAA
- a CDS encoding D-Ala-D-Ala carboxypeptidase family metallohydrolase — MKHFLIFGVLFCLIACSQKPIRHLVSQPYSSEEDDTFKHKSVQSRPTLQKITPASYQNWLSQPFNKNQVHRYQSFLKNQDLQNVVPEFELFQTARDWQNCHASEYEIPPQEIWNNIVPTLNILKELINDNVIDDFTVTSVYRNSALNRCAKGADSSRHVFNAALDFRIGPEQPIPEELITIQQTKINLCQFWVKNGDRLNMGLGVYASGQIHIDSAGYRTWGPDHRSTSSPCITQLLSNRNDKGNVDE; from the coding sequence ATGAAACATTTTTTAATTTTCGGGGTACTTTTTTGTCTTATCGCATGTAGTCAAAAACCAATACGGCATTTGGTTTCGCAACCCTACTCTTCGGAAGAAGATGACACATTCAAACATAAATCTGTGCAGTCTCGTCCAACACTTCAGAAAATTACACCTGCTTCTTATCAGAACTGGTTATCTCAACCTTTTAATAAAAATCAAGTTCATCGTTATCAATCTTTTTTAAAAAATCAAGACTTGCAGAATGTAGTGCCTGAATTTGAACTATTTCAAACAGCGCGAGATTGGCAAAACTGCCATGCATCTGAATATGAAATTCCACCGCAAGAAATTTGGAACAATATCGTACCGACTTTAAATATTTTGAAGGAATTAATTAATGACAATGTGATTGATGATTTTACAGTCACTTCTGTTTACCGTAACTCTGCCCTAAATCGCTGTGCGAAAGGAGCAGATTCTTCCAGACATGTTTTTAATGCTGCACTCGATTTTAGGATTGGTCCAGAACAGCCAATACCAGAAGAACTTATAACGATTCAGCAAACAAAAATAAATTTGTGTCAATTTTGGGTCAAAAATGGTGATCGCTTGAATATGGGACTCGGAGTCTATGCTTCTGGTCAAATTCATATTGATAGTGCTGGATATCGCACATGGGGACCGGATCATAGAAGTACCTCATCTCCCTGTATCACTCAGCTTTTGTCTAATCGAAATGATAAAGGAAATGTAGATGAGTGA
- a CDS encoding Fur family transcriptional regulator, giving the protein MSELKLSAIQQRVLTILQNEQKAISAYALLEKVKPYGLQSPVQIYRILKKLSGYGLILRLDTLNKYLAYELKNKQNYLLITICTDCQTVQVIDSPQFTQVVEQSLVHQDFSPKHHCLELLGQCALCFSKRNKPFIKISEKANG; this is encoded by the coding sequence ATGAGTGAATTAAAACTGAGTGCGATACAGCAAAGGGTATTAACAATTTTGCAAAATGAGCAGAAAGCAATAAGTGCTTATGCTTTATTAGAAAAGGTAAAACCTTACGGCTTGCAATCTCCAGTACAAATTTACCGTATTTTAAAAAAACTGTCAGGCTATGGCTTAATACTTAGACTTGATACATTGAATAAATATTTAGCGTATGAATTGAAAAATAAACAAAATTACTTACTCATCACAATTTGTACAGATTGTCAGACAGTTCAAGTTATTGATTCACCTCAGTTTACTCAAGTAGTTGAACAGTCACTTGTTCATCAGGATTTTAGCCCTAAGCATCATTGTTTAGAACTATTAGGTCAATGTGCTTTATGTTTTTCCAAACGTAACAAGCCTTTTATTAAGATAAGTGAGAAAGCCAATGGATAA